A window of Infirmifilum lucidum contains these coding sequences:
- a CDS encoding Sec-independent protein translocase subunit TatA/TatB, producing MYPVGGQPALPLQFQLGPTEILLLIIIALILFGPKKLPELAKAAGEAVRIFREESQKITSSVEEAAAPKTAASTISDEDLKKLAEKLGVKTEGKSREELVEEVIKRAKEKGLI from the coding sequence ATGTACCCTGTCGGAGGCCAGCCTGCACTACCCCTGCAGTTCCAACTAGGCCCCACTGAGATCCTGCTCCTCATAATTATCGCGCTGATACTGTTCGGCCCAAAGAAGCTCCCCGAGCTCGCGAAGGCTGCGGGCGAAGCTGTCAGGATCTTCCGGGAGGAGAGCCAGAAGATTACTTCGTCCGTGGAGGAAGCGGCGGCTCCAAAGACGGCGGCGTCCACTATCTCTGACGAGGATCTTAAGAAGCTTGCCGAGAAGCTGGGTGTTAAGACAGAGGGCAAGTCCAGGGAGGAGCTCGTAGAGGAGGTCATAAAGAGGGCAAAGGAGAAGGGGCTCATCTAG
- the rnhB gene encoding ribonuclease HII, with translation MVFVAGVDEAGRGPLIGPMVVAIACAGEAKLRRLEGLGVRDSKLLTPARRERLRRVLEQLLDYFAVRVVQPEEVDRAVQGLSFGNLNELELSLMAELIQQALERVSVEKVYVDSPDPLPERFGRRLSQRVGTRVEVVAESHADSKYVIVSAASIIAKTERDRIIRELKSTYGDFGSGYPSDPKTREFVKRWIEREGSLPPIVRKSWSTLERL, from the coding sequence GTGGTCTTCGTAGCCGGCGTAGACGAGGCTGGCAGAGGGCCTCTAATAGGGCCGATGGTCGTTGCGATAGCCTGCGCGGGCGAGGCGAAGTTGAGGAGGTTAGAGGGGTTAGGTGTTAGGGACTCTAAGCTTTTGACGCCGGCTCGTAGGGAGAGGTTGCGGCGTGTCCTGGAGCAACTCCTCGACTACTTTGCCGTGCGGGTAGTCCAGCCAGAGGAAGTTGACAGGGCAGTTCAGGGCCTGAGCTTCGGGAACTTGAACGAGCTCGAGCTATCACTCATGGCCGAGCTGATACAGCAGGCCCTGGAGAGAGTTAGCGTAGAAAAAGTGTACGTCGATTCTCCTGACCCTCTACCAGAGAGGTTTGGCAGGAGACTATCACAAAGGGTCGGGACTAGGGTTGAGGTAGTGGCCGAGAGCCACGCAGACAGCAAGTACGTCATAGTTTCCGCTGCATCGATAATAGCTAAGACTGAGCGTGACCGGATAATAAGAGAACTCAAGAGCACGTACGGCGACTTCGGCTCTGGGTACCCCTCAGACCCCAAAACACGCGAGTTCGTCAAGAGGTGGATCGAGAGGGAGGGTTCTCTACCCCCTATAGTCCGGAAGTCGTGGAGCACTCTGGAGAGGCTCTAG
- a CDS encoding bactofilin family protein: MGYLLDAYESALKSSRRAGSLKIRGAGVASGGCYREVIVSGAGRVEGDVEADFIKISGSATFNGSITAREVRVSGAMKVQGSLKAVLLHAAGAMRVEGIIEAEDVEFSGSLIASEINSKRIVVNGAFKTLGRVSGREVTFILSGDSKAEAIEADLLKVKGYTLPMLLRLILRKTLPALDAREIHAREVILENVIIRGTLHAEKVKVRGGVRVEGEVIGKIVKEE, from the coding sequence ATGGGCTACCTATTGGATGCCTACGAGTCAGCGTTGAAGTCTTCAAGGAGGGCTGGGTCGCTGAAAATCAGGGGTGCGGGAGTAGCGAGTGGTGGGTGTTACCGCGAAGTAATTGTGAGCGGCGCAGGGAGAGTCGAGGGCGATGTCGAAGCTGATTTTATTAAAATCTCTGGGTCGGCTACTTTCAATGGCAGTATTACAGCCAGGGAGGTTAGAGTTTCCGGGGCTATGAAGGTTCAAGGTTCGCTTAAAGCTGTACTTCTACACGCGGCTGGTGCTATGAGAGTCGAAGGCATTATAGAAGCAGAGGACGTAGAGTTTTCTGGCTCCCTGATAGCGTCCGAAATAAACTCTAAGCGTATAGTGGTAAATGGAGCCTTCAAGACGCTGGGGAGGGTGTCTGGACGAGAAGTTACATTTATACTGTCTGGAGACTCTAAGGCTGAGGCGATAGAAGCTGATCTACTTAAAGTGAAGGGCTACACGCTGCCTATGTTGCTCAGGCTTATATTACGGAAAACTCTTCCAGCGTTGGATGCTCGGGAGATTCACGCTCGGGAGGTTATTCTAGAAAATGTCATTATTAGAGGTACCCTGCACGCGGAGAAGGTGAAGGTTAGAGGGGGTGTAAGAGTAGAGGGAGAAGTTATTGGTAAGATCGTAAAAGAAGAGTAA
- a CDS encoding acyltransferase, whose product MDEKGFYAHPTAVVEDGAVIGEGTRIWHFAHVRSGARVGKNCNVGKDVYIDSGAIIGDRVKIQNGVSVYRGVIIEDDVFVGPYAVFTNDKYPRAFSTDWQVVPTVVKKGASIGANATIVCGVTIGEYAMVAAGSVVTKDVPPHGLVVGNPARLVGFVCYCGRPLKDRAGETEDSVLFRCSHCGKQVAIKKEHLRALEK is encoded by the coding sequence ATGGACGAGAAGGGGTTTTACGCGCATCCTACCGCAGTAGTGGAGGACGGTGCTGTCATCGGAGAGGGTACGCGTATCTGGCACTTTGCGCACGTTAGGTCTGGAGCCCGCGTAGGGAAGAACTGCAACGTTGGGAAGGATGTCTACATCGACTCTGGAGCCATTATCGGGGACAGGGTGAAGATACAGAATGGAGTTTCTGTCTACAGGGGTGTGATTATTGAAGACGATGTCTTCGTCGGCCCCTACGCTGTCTTCACGAACGACAAGTACCCGCGCGCGTTCTCCACAGACTGGCAGGTAGTCCCCACAGTCGTGAAGAAGGGGGCGAGCATTGGGGCCAACGCGACTATAGTGTGCGGAGTGACTATAGGCGAGTACGCAATGGTTGCCGCAGGTAGCGTCGTTACCAAGGATGTGCCGCCCCACGGCCTCGTTGTTGGGAACCCGGCTCGTCTGGTAGGCTTTGTGTGCTACTGCGGCAGGCCCCTGAAGGACAGAGCTGGAGAGACCGAGGACAGTGTTCTCTTCAGGTGCTCTCACTGTGGCAAGCAAGTGGCTATAAAAAAGGAGCATCTGAGAGCCCTGGAGAAGTAG
- a CDS encoding AEC family transporter: protein MFEILAEIYIPIAIGLLLGAYLKPGERELAFFSRVVLYVFLPALLFLSTYNRLLKVSEPRLLNLSALSALGVLLTFALTRSLREDREIVLTSMYANAGYVPVGIAHALWGEEGVSSVGFYILGNNSLSNSIAPLLSGRGRTALSLVRRILLFPPVTAVILGASSGIARLPLPDPVLPTLKSLSDAAATVALLQLGLEFGQRPGFDVEGLRAYLYRLAIVIPLTVLFVKTGLLGGVDRGVAILESVMPSAVSCVPISRELGFDSGRVARIVFTSTLVSTLVALPAVLFLLKP, encoded by the coding sequence GTGTTCGAAATACTCGCAGAGATATACATCCCCATAGCAATCGGTTTACTATTAGGAGCCTACTTGAAGCCGGGCGAGAGGGAGCTAGCGTTTTTCTCCAGGGTTGTGCTCTACGTCTTCCTGCCGGCGCTCCTCTTCCTTTCCACGTACAACAGGCTACTGAAGGTCTCAGAGCCGCGGCTCTTAAACCTCTCCGCCTTGAGCGCTCTGGGCGTACTCCTAACATTCGCGTTGACGAGGTCACTCCGCGAAGACAGGGAGATCGTCCTCACGTCCATGTACGCCAATGCAGGCTATGTACCGGTAGGGATTGCACACGCGCTCTGGGGGGAGGAGGGCGTCTCTAGCGTTGGCTTCTATATACTGGGGAATAACTCGCTATCGAACTCCATCGCGCCACTACTCTCCGGGAGGGGGAGGACTGCCCTCTCCCTAGTCAGGAGGATCCTGCTATTCCCCCCTGTTACAGCTGTAATCCTAGGCGCGTCCTCCGGCATAGCTAGACTACCCCTGCCCGATCCCGTCCTCCCAACTCTAAAATCGCTCTCCGATGCAGCTGCAACCGTTGCCCTGTTGCAACTAGGATTGGAGTTCGGACAACGCCCCGGGTTTGACGTGGAGGGGTTAAGGGCTTACTTGTACCGCTTAGCAATCGTGATTCCGCTCACTGTACTCTTCGTTAAGACAGGCCTTCTCGGCGGCGTAGACAGGGGGGTGGCTATACTAGAGAGCGTGATGCCCAGCGCTGTATCGTGCGTGCCGATATCGAGGGAGCTGGGCTTCGACTCGGGCCGCGTCGCCAGGATAGTCTTCACCTCTACGCTCGTCTCAACCCTAGTGGCGCTCCCCGCTGTGCTCTTCCTCCTGAAACCGTAA
- a CDS encoding winged helix-turn-helix domain-containing protein has translation MRLDIIVLARILDALYNEGRMRKTHLQMASRLNYPAFMRYLEWLEEKKLVRVVEDRDGEYVELTQRGRESYERVVLWLKEYIGRL, from the coding sequence ATGCGCTTAGATATCATAGTCTTGGCCCGAATACTCGACGCGCTATACAATGAGGGTAGAATGAGGAAGACACACCTCCAAATGGCAAGCAGGCTTAACTACCCAGCCTTTATGAGGTACCTGGAGTGGCTTGAGGAGAAAAAACTAGTGAGGGTTGTAGAGGACAGGGACGGCGAGTACGTGGAGTTGACGCAGAGGGGTAGGGAGAGTTACGAGAGAGTGGTTCTCTGGCTCAAGGAGTACATCGGGCGCCTATGA
- a CDS encoding sugar phosphate isomerase/epimerase family protein: MLAVSIRTGKSIHLVPFPWRISIVAFMANPLLIKDDAQAARETVEVLAKDPFFDVVELNLLGDEAWRSVEPLLKSSGLEVAAGLQPMTLAQGFNPSSVNEDERRRAVEALSQAIKTAASRGVRRVAFSSGADPGSGNREAAKDSLVKSLRELAGLGSKLGVEVILETFDRDWDKRQLIGPIREAVEVVSEVRQSFENVGLLWDLSHAPMLGEKPADLKLAKGLLSHIHIGCAKKLPDGKLVDWHPGFYRPGAVNGVEDVSDLLKVLAEIEYSGAVGFEVKPEEGQFWREVVESAKGVLYTAFARVVQ, translated from the coding sequence ATGCTTGCAGTTTCTATCAGGACGGGGAAGAGCATTCACCTTGTACCTTTTCCATGGAGGATTAGCATTGTAGCCTTTATGGCTAACCCGCTCCTGATAAAGGATGATGCCCAAGCGGCCAGAGAGACCGTAGAGGTGCTGGCCAAAGACCCCTTCTTCGACGTGGTGGAGCTGAACCTCCTGGGTGACGAAGCCTGGCGATCCGTAGAGCCCCTTCTCAAGAGTAGCGGGCTTGAAGTCGCTGCGGGGCTCCAGCCCATGACCCTCGCCCAGGGGTTTAACCCTTCATCAGTCAATGAAGACGAGAGGCGGAGGGCCGTAGAAGCCCTCTCCCAGGCGATAAAGACGGCCGCGTCGAGAGGGGTTAGGAGAGTCGCGTTCTCCAGTGGGGCTGACCCTGGATCCGGGAACCGCGAGGCTGCGAAGGACTCTCTAGTTAAGAGCCTCAGGGAGCTGGCCGGCCTGGGCTCTAAGCTCGGCGTTGAGGTTATCTTAGAGACCTTCGACAGGGACTGGGACAAAAGACAACTCATAGGGCCCATTAGAGAAGCAGTCGAAGTTGTTAGTGAGGTAAGGCAGAGCTTCGAAAACGTAGGGCTACTGTGGGATCTCAGCCACGCCCCTATGCTGGGTGAAAAGCCGGCAGACCTCAAGCTCGCGAAAGGCCTTCTCTCGCACATCCACATCGGTTGCGCCAAGAAACTGCCAGACGGCAAGCTAGTAGACTGGCACCCGGGCTTCTACAGGCCCGGTGCAGTGAACGGCGTTGAAGATGTGTCAGACCTCCTTAAAGTACTGGCGGAGATCGAGTACTCCGGTGCTGTGGGATTCGAGGTCAAGCCCGAGGAGGGACAGTTTTGGAGAGAAGTCGTGGAGTCGGCTAAGGGTGTGCTCTACACGGCGTTTGCTAGGGTGGTGCAATAG
- a CDS encoding amidohydrolase, with amino-acid sequence MRIALVNVHYPLDEDVDSIVFSMGKGVIYAGREEGVRRFEPEEVLDVDQRVVIPGLEDAHMHLYSTALSFGRLDLRNVQSIEDLKEKVRVAVSSAGSGEWIIGRGWDQDKMEEKRYPTRYDIDEVAPNNPVILVRVCGHAAVLNTRALEALGLLEARSEEEKFIQVEDGKPTGVVFEELVSYALSRVPDPPLERVKKLAKKLLQEYLSYGVVSLHSMSVSRVELEVVKSLQDSGEFIQEYRAYVDYSSFLEGVHREFPSLVAGVKIFADGSFGAGTAALRERYSDSETTGNLLLDSGKIVTVASNAIREGLEVAVHAIGDRALEEVLGAASRIGGKLRIEHASLTPPDILETIAELKPRVSVQPHFILSDTWIADRLGDRTKWVYAYRSLLATGAGVLASSDSPVEPINPWLGIYAALNRGKPEGLPIYRYTWYESLNFREALTIYSASTKQRSLVVLNVRDLPHSREEFQRVRAEKILLVDKVVSL; translated from the coding sequence GTGCGCATAGCTCTGGTTAACGTCCACTATCCCCTTGACGAGGACGTCGATAGTATTGTCTTCTCAATGGGCAAGGGAGTCATATACGCTGGCAGAGAGGAGGGGGTTAGAAGGTTTGAACCAGAAGAGGTGCTCGACGTTGACCAGAGAGTAGTAATACCAGGGCTGGAGGACGCGCACATGCACCTCTATTCCACGGCTCTTAGCTTCGGCAGGCTCGACCTGAGGAACGTGCAGTCAATAGAGGATTTGAAGGAGAAAGTCAGGGTAGCTGTATCCTCCGCGGGCAGCGGAGAGTGGATCATCGGTAGGGGCTGGGATCAGGACAAGATGGAGGAAAAGCGCTACCCCACGCGCTACGACATCGACGAGGTCGCCCCTAATAACCCGGTCATACTGGTAAGAGTGTGCGGGCACGCCGCCGTGCTCAATACAAGGGCTCTCGAGGCTCTCGGTTTGCTCGAGGCGAGGAGCGAGGAGGAGAAATTTATCCAAGTCGAGGACGGGAAGCCTACAGGGGTTGTCTTTGAGGAGCTGGTCAGCTACGCTTTATCCAGGGTTCCCGACCCTCCCCTAGAGCGGGTTAAAAAGCTGGCGAAAAAATTGCTCCAGGAGTACCTCTCTTACGGGGTAGTGTCGCTCCACTCGATGTCCGTCTCGCGGGTCGAACTCGAGGTGGTAAAAAGTCTCCAGGATAGTGGAGAATTTATCCAGGAGTACAGAGCGTACGTAGACTACAGCTCTTTTCTCGAAGGAGTACACAGGGAGTTCCCTAGCCTAGTCGCGGGAGTGAAAATCTTCGCTGATGGAAGCTTTGGTGCCGGAACCGCGGCTCTGAGGGAGCGTTACAGTGACAGCGAGACCACCGGCAACCTTCTGCTGGACTCCGGCAAAATAGTGACGGTAGCCTCGAATGCCATTAGAGAGGGCCTAGAAGTGGCTGTTCACGCTATAGGAGACCGGGCCTTGGAGGAGGTTCTCGGGGCGGCAAGCAGGATCGGGGGCAAGCTACGGATAGAACACGCTTCTCTAACCCCTCCAGACATCCTCGAGACTATAGCGGAGTTGAAGCCAAGGGTCTCCGTACAACCCCACTTCATACTAAGTGACACGTGGATTGCTGACAGGCTAGGCGACAGGACAAAGTGGGTTTACGCCTACAGATCCCTACTCGCAACAGGAGCTGGCGTCTTGGCGTCATCAGACTCCCCCGTAGAGCCGATAAACCCGTGGCTCGGGATATACGCGGCTCTAAACCGCGGCAAACCTGAAGGGCTACCCATATATAGGTACACGTGGTATGAGAGCCTTAACTTCCGAGAGGCATTAACAATCTACTCGGCGAGCACAAAGCAAAGATCTCTCGTCGTGCTCAATGTAAGGGACTTACCCCACTCGAGAGAGGAGTTCCAGAGGGTGAGAGCTGAGAAAATACTACTCGTGGACAAGGTCGTAAGCCTGTAG
- a CDS encoding isoaspartyl peptidase/L-asparaginase family protein: MTREVLVIHGGAGRFRPSILEERDKLEEALRTALSNGERALASGNALDAVEEAVKTMEDSGVFNAGKGAALNLLGEQELDASIMFGRDLSFGAVASVKYTWNAVSLARKVMERTDHVLLVGSGADRLAEILGFEVKPPPPEKLRERYLELSEKLKSSSYDLWRKNFEIARLFFSDTVGAVALDREGNLAAATSTGGLWLKFPGRVGDTPLPGAGVYAENGVVAVSATGIGEIIARYLAAARVAFKVESGLDVVQAVREVVDEVTRLFSERNTIGLIALDPRGNIGMSSNCEVFLRGYVVRGEQFRVAVLANEELS, encoded by the coding sequence GTGACGAGGGAAGTACTCGTCATTCACGGCGGAGCCGGGAGGTTCAGGCCCTCTATCCTCGAGGAGCGCGATAAACTTGAGGAGGCCTTACGCACAGCACTGTCTAACGGCGAGAGAGCACTGGCATCTGGCAACGCGCTGGACGCTGTCGAAGAGGCCGTTAAGACCATGGAGGACTCAGGAGTTTTCAACGCCGGAAAGGGCGCCGCCCTGAACCTACTAGGGGAGCAGGAGCTAGACGCGAGCATAATGTTTGGGCGGGACTTGAGCTTTGGAGCCGTTGCGTCGGTGAAGTACACGTGGAACGCTGTCTCTCTAGCCAGGAAGGTTATGGAGCGCACAGACCACGTACTCCTAGTCGGCAGCGGCGCCGACAGGCTCGCCGAGATTCTAGGCTTTGAAGTGAAGCCGCCACCACCCGAGAAGTTGAGGGAGCGGTACCTTGAGCTCTCTGAGAAGCTCAAGAGTTCGAGCTACGACCTCTGGCGTAAGAACTTCGAGATCGCCAGGCTCTTCTTCTCGGACACTGTCGGGGCCGTGGCTCTCGACAGGGAGGGCAACCTGGCCGCTGCCACGAGCACAGGTGGCCTGTGGCTCAAGTTCCCTGGCCGTGTAGGTGACACGCCGCTCCCGGGCGCTGGTGTCTACGCCGAGAACGGCGTTGTCGCCGTCTCTGCGACGGGTATAGGTGAGATAATAGCGAGGTACCTCGCGGCGGCGCGCGTAGCCTTTAAAGTCGAGTCAGGCCTAGACGTTGTTCAGGCAGTTCGGGAAGTTGTCGACGAGGTTACAAGGCTGTTCTCGGAGAGGAACACTATAGGCCTCATAGCGCTCGATCCGCGAGGGAACATAGGCATGTCCTCGAACTGCGAAGTCTTCCTAAGAGGTTATGTTGTTAGGGGTGAACAATTCAGGGTAGCTGTCCTGGCCAACGAGGAACTGTCCTAG
- a CDS encoding ArsR/SmtB family transcription factor, with product MEKESRVEELAEVLQVLANPVRLKMLALIAVRPRYAYELSKILGLSYPLTHLHVTALEKAGLVRSEVIPGPRPKKVYSLADFRVEVSPETLKKMGEELEG from the coding sequence ATGGAAAAGGAGAGCCGGGTCGAAGAGCTCGCAGAGGTGTTACAAGTGCTAGCGAACCCGGTACGCCTCAAGATGCTAGCGCTAATTGCCGTGAGGCCTAGGTATGCGTACGAATTGTCGAAGATTCTGGGGCTCTCCTACCCTCTGACACACCTGCACGTTACTGCCCTCGAGAAGGCTGGCCTGGTGAGGAGTGAGGTGATCCCGGGCCCGAGACCTAAGAAGGTTTACAGTCTTGCAGACTTCAGAGTTGAGGTCTCGCCGGAAACTCTGAAGAAAATGGGTGAGGAGCTTGAAGGCTAG
- a CDS encoding nicotinamide-nucleotide adenylyltransferase encodes MFSRTLFPGRFQPVHNGHVAAIRWLLGVSEEVIVLVTAAQYSYTLENPFTAGERITMLRYALRDVWDRLYVVPLDNIPDNSLWLDYIEKRVPRFEAVCTGNPFVELLARAKGYEVLKPPLLDREKLQGRIIRRLISEGGEWESLVPEAVANYIKSIRGVERLRVLAATEYVVVNP; translated from the coding sequence GTGTTCAGCAGGACCCTATTCCCCGGCCGCTTTCAACCAGTGCACAACGGCCATGTGGCAGCGATACGCTGGTTGCTCGGAGTAAGCGAGGAAGTGATAGTCCTGGTCACTGCAGCGCAGTACAGCTACACTCTAGAGAATCCATTTACTGCCGGAGAGCGCATAACCATGCTTCGCTACGCGCTGCGGGACGTGTGGGATCGTCTCTACGTGGTACCTCTCGATAATATACCAGACAACTCCTTGTGGCTCGACTACATTGAAAAACGCGTCCCCAGGTTCGAGGCTGTGTGCACGGGCAACCCATTTGTAGAGCTGCTCGCCCGGGCTAAGGGCTACGAGGTCTTGAAGCCCCCCTTGCTCGATAGAGAAAAACTGCAGGGTAGAATTATCCGGAGACTCATCTCGGAGGGGGGAGAGTGGGAGAGCCTCGTCCCAGAAGCCGTCGCCAACTACATTAAGAGCATAAGGGGGGTGGAGAGGCTACGCGTGCTAGCCGCTACCGAGTATGTTGTGGTTAACCCCTAG
- a CDS encoding class I fructose-bisphosphate aldolase: MGALSSGKKLRLKKLFRDGRALIVALDHGRRHGPIAGIEDMRVTLERVLEGSPDAVMMTPAMIERYWEILSDTFIVARIDGTGTVRSVDETDDRLISSVERAVRVGADAVSVMVYPGSRNESTLWEKLARVVEEAEFLGVPVMAEVVPKPPGFTSLDSSVVAYGARIAAELGADIVKTVYVEEFSEVARKVPAPVVVLGASKAPLTEVLEKVEKAVRSGAAGAAIGRNIFQHKSPGLVVRALMEVIHGGADHRSVLETLGLREDPLM, from the coding sequence GTGGGAGCCTTGAGCTCCGGCAAGAAGCTGAGGTTGAAGAAGCTCTTCAGGGACGGGAGGGCTTTAATCGTGGCACTCGACCACGGCAGGAGGCACGGGCCGATTGCAGGCATAGAGGACATGCGTGTAACACTCGAGAGAGTGCTCGAGGGCTCGCCGGACGCCGTCATGATGACTCCAGCCATGATAGAACGCTACTGGGAGATCCTCTCGGACACGTTTATCGTGGCTCGTATTGACGGCACAGGAACCGTGCGGAGTGTTGACGAGACAGACGACAGGCTCATCTCGAGCGTCGAGCGCGCAGTGAGAGTGGGAGCGGACGCCGTCAGCGTCATGGTCTACCCTGGTTCCAGGAACGAGTCTACGCTGTGGGAGAAGCTAGCCCGCGTCGTGGAAGAAGCCGAATTCCTCGGCGTGCCCGTCATGGCCGAAGTTGTGCCCAAACCCCCTGGCTTCACGTCATTGGACTCCAGTGTCGTTGCTTATGGCGCGAGAATAGCGGCAGAGTTGGGGGCAGATATAGTCAAGACCGTATACGTAGAAGAGTTTTCAGAGGTTGCGCGTAAAGTCCCTGCACCAGTCGTTGTCCTGGGCGCGTCAAAGGCCCCCCTGACCGAGGTTCTAGAGAAAGTCGAGAAGGCTGTGAGGTCGGGCGCGGCGGGCGCCGCCATAGGGAGGAATATATTCCAGCACAAGTCTCCAGGGCTCGTAGTAAGAGCTCTAATGGAGGTGATTCACGGGGGTGCAGACCACCGATCTGTTCTGGAAACACTTGGCCTGAGAGAAGACCCCCTTATGTAA
- a CDS encoding cyclophilin-like family protein, which translates to MGRLKIIFPESIGAVEVELTGRNQRTVDAIIRATPFESRVNLWGEEIYFSTPVKVGQEVGSEVVDRGDVAYWPPGNAICLFFGPTPVSKPGEIRPASPVNVFGRIVGDLERLKRVKSGEKVRVEWEP; encoded by the coding sequence GTGGGTAGGCTTAAGATAATCTTCCCCGAGAGCATAGGCGCCGTCGAAGTGGAGCTCACGGGGCGGAACCAGAGGACAGTGGACGCGATAATCAGGGCTACCCCCTTCGAGAGCAGGGTGAACCTGTGGGGCGAGGAAATATACTTCTCCACACCGGTGAAGGTAGGCCAAGAAGTGGGCTCTGAGGTTGTCGACAGGGGCGACGTTGCCTACTGGCCCCCAGGCAATGCTATATGCCTCTTCTTCGGGCCCACGCCCGTGAGCAAGCCCGGCGAGATAAGGCCTGCGAGCCCCGTCAACGTGTTTGGTAGAATTGTAGGAGATTTGGAGCGCTTGAAACGCGTCAAGAGCGGCGAGAAGGTCAGAGTAGAGTGGGAGCCTTGA
- a CDS encoding xylulokinase — protein sequence MDEEFILAVDIGTTTVKSAIFNTDGRILALEGQEYPTYYPRPGWAEQDPEDWWNTTVQVVRSVLRKSRAEPGQILGICISSQRETMAFLDSEGRSLGRVPIWMDRRSTPQAEGIKEKIGLQEIYRRTGLVADATFTATKLLWFKENQPELLKRARVGLQPKDYVIFKLTNRAVTDHSVASRTMLFNINTRSWDYELISELGLEDYAGILPESLPSWEVAGEVTPEASSTTGLKAGTPVLAGTGDRTAEILGAGILSSERVEESTGTGSTTATLLSEPLLDPKMRFSVGVGPIPNTWALEAGMSTAGAILRWFRDQLAESVNLLASSTKRRAYEYLDMEAEYVPPGSNGLIVLPFFSGARSPRWNPYARGVVFGLTVFHTRAHIFRALMEGVAYEIRKILEVIGEVGIRPSELVLIGGGAKSPTWARIKANVTGVEVVLPGLLDAALGGDAVLVAVSSGAVSEYSEAVKVFFRERARIKPEKRLVEVYNRYYSLYERLAETLNEYFKEVSQISDVPTTAPAWDIDRLVHLLFKLES from the coding sequence ATGGATGAGGAGTTTATCCTCGCCGTAGACATCGGTACGACGACAGTGAAGTCCGCCATTTTCAACACGGACGGGAGGATCCTTGCACTCGAAGGACAGGAATACCCCACCTACTACCCACGCCCTGGATGGGCAGAGCAGGATCCCGAGGATTGGTGGAACACTACCGTCCAGGTTGTCAGGAGTGTCCTTAGGAAGTCGAGGGCCGAGCCAGGTCAAATTCTAGGCATATGCATAAGTAGCCAGAGAGAGACAATGGCGTTCCTGGATTCCGAGGGACGTAGCCTGGGGCGTGTACCGATATGGATGGACAGGAGGAGCACCCCGCAGGCTGAAGGAATAAAGGAGAAAATCGGCCTACAGGAGATATATAGGAGAACTGGGCTCGTCGCAGACGCAACGTTTACTGCGACGAAGCTTTTATGGTTCAAAGAGAATCAGCCAGAACTCTTGAAGAGGGCAAGGGTGGGGCTACAACCGAAAGACTACGTAATATTCAAGCTAACGAATAGGGCCGTGACCGACCACAGCGTCGCCTCCCGCACCATGCTCTTCAACATTAACACCAGGAGCTGGGACTACGAGTTAATAAGCGAGCTCGGGCTAGAGGATTATGCCGGCATCCTGCCAGAGTCTCTCCCGAGCTGGGAAGTCGCCGGAGAAGTAACACCTGAAGCCTCCTCGACTACAGGCCTGAAAGCTGGGACACCAGTGTTAGCCGGCACCGGCGACAGGACAGCAGAGATACTGGGTGCTGGCATACTCTCATCCGAGCGCGTCGAGGAGTCCACCGGAACTGGATCCACTACAGCTACACTGCTGAGTGAGCCCCTACTTGACCCTAAGATGAGATTCTCCGTCGGGGTTGGGCCTATCCCGAACACCTGGGCCCTAGAGGCGGGAATGTCTACAGCAGGCGCCATCCTGCGCTGGTTCAGGGATCAGCTTGCTGAAAGCGTCAACCTCCTAGCCTCCTCGACGAAGCGTAGAGCATACGAGTACCTTGACATGGAGGCTGAATACGTCCCGCCGGGCTCCAATGGGTTGATAGTCCTGCCCTTCTTCTCGGGTGCGAGGAGTCCAAGGTGGAACCCCTACGCTAGGGGGGTTGTCTTTGGGCTAACAGTGTTCCACACGCGAGCCCACATCTTCAGAGCCCTGATGGAGGGGGTCGCGTACGAGATCAGAAAGATACTGGAGGTGATTGGCGAAGTCGGCATAAGGCCCTCTGAGCTTGTATTGATTGGTGGTGGAGCAAAGTCGCCGACATGGGCTAGGATTAAGGCGAACGTCACAGGCGTGGAGGTTGTGCTCCCAGGGTTGCTCGACGCAGCTCTAGGTGGTGATGCGGTGTTAGTGGCTGTTTCGAGCGGAGCTGTCAGCGAGTACAGCGAGGCGGTAAAGGTGTTCTTCAGAGAGAGGGCCAGGATAAAACCCGAAAAGAGACTCGTCGAGGTATACAACCGGTATTACTCGCTCTACGAGAGACTAGCCGAGACCTTAAATGAGTATTTCAAGGAGGTCTCCCAGATATCAGACGTCCCCACGACAGCGCCAGCCTGGGACATCGACAGGCTCGTCCACCTCTTATTCAAACTTGAGTCATAG